A single window of Psychrobacter raelei DNA harbors:
- the torD gene encoding molecular chaperone TorD — MNNSQQWQAANTARATLYRWFAELFARELTKSNLTQLQAQYPRLHAAFIDLNLEPQSAALQTALDNLQVIPAPDRALELAADFAHLFLLSGHQSAPPYASYYLESDQMLYGKPAQQMSEFLASHKLDLHPEFREPKDHLSIYLQVMSLWIKSSVDEQVNLIEMAVQQQHFLEDALLSWLPKFAARCQHIRVKTQVYPAIIDLLLHFVQEDRQALEDMAEAE, encoded by the coding sequence ATGAATAATAGTCAACAATGGCAGGCAGCCAATACTGCCCGTGCCACGCTTTATCGCTGGTTTGCCGAGCTGTTCGCCCGTGAGTTAACTAAGAGCAATTTAACGCAGCTGCAAGCCCAATATCCACGCCTGCATGCCGCTTTTATTGATCTTAATCTTGAGCCGCAAAGCGCGGCGCTACAAACAGCACTGGATAATCTGCAAGTTATCCCAGCACCAGATAGAGCATTAGAGCTCGCTGCAGACTTTGCCCACCTGTTTTTGTTAAGTGGTCATCAAAGTGCGCCGCCGTACGCCTCTTATTATCTTGAGTCTGATCAGATGCTTTATGGCAAGCCGGCGCAGCAAATGAGTGAGTTTTTGGCCAGTCATAAGCTCGACCTACACCCTGAGTTTCGTGAGCCCAAAGATCATTTAAGTATTTATTTGCAAGTGATGAGCCTGTGGATTAAAAGCAGCGTCGATGAGCAGGTGAACCTTATCGAGATGGCTGTACAGCAACAGCACTTTTTAGAGGATGCGTTGCTCAGCTGGCTGCCTAAGTTTGCGGCGCGTTGCCAACACATTCGGGTAAAAACCCAAGTGTATCCCGCCATCATTGACTTGCTGCTGCATTTTGTACAAGAAGACAGACAAGCCTTGGAAGACATGGCCGAGGCCGAGTAG